The Pediococcus inopinatus region AGAAAACACAATCATGATGGGTTTCGGCGTATGCCTTAAATGCGTCGTAGTCGTTGCGATAGTATTGAACCAACGCATGGGCATGGGTTCCACTAATTGGAATTCCAAATATTTTTCCTGCCCGCACGTTACTAGTCGCATCAAAACCGCCAATATAAGCGGCCCGGGTTCCCCAAACAGCCGCACTCATCTCTTGAGCACGCCGAGTACCAAATTCTAGCAACGCATCACTGCCAACCACGGATTTAATCCGGGAAGCTTTGGTTGCAATCAAAGTTTGATAATTTACAACATTTAAAATGGCTGTTTCGACTAATTGACAATCTGCCAAAGGTCCTTCAACTTGCATGATTGGCTCGCCGTTAAAAACCAAATCACCCTCTACAGCTGAACGAATGGTCCCTTTGAATTTAAAGTCCTTTAAATAAGCCAAAAAATCATCTGGATAATGTTCCGATTCCTTCAAATAAGCGATATCGGAATCCGTAAAATGAAGATTTTGAATATACTTCACTACGCGTTCCAAACCGGCAAAAATTGCATAGCCATTTTTAAAAGGCATATCACGGAAAAAAACTTCAAAAACGGCATTCTTATTATGAATTCCTTGTTCCCAATAAGTTTGAATCATGTTGATCTGATAGGCATCCGTATGTAACGTTAAACTGTCATCCGGATATTTTTTAGTCATGACGAGTGTACTCCTCAGTTATTTAATGTTTTAATTATATTAACAACGGTTGCACCTATTTTATCATTTTTTCACAGGTGCGTCATTTTCAATACCCGAAAGGATTAATTTTATTATGAATAAGCCATTTTCTAGCATCGAAATTCTAGGCATTCCATTCGCAAACACCACCCGTGATCAATTTGTGAATCAGTTACAAAAGCGAATTAATCACCACGAAAACACGTTCGTAGTTACCGCGAATCCCGAAATTGTGATGTACGCACAAAAAGAACCAAATTATCAAAAATTGATTTTAACGGCTGATTATATCTCACCAGATGGTATCGGCATTGTGAGGGCTTCTCATACGTTAAAGACTCCCCTCTCAGAACGGATTCCGGGCTACGACATTTTTATGGACCTTTTGAATTGGGCAAGTCAGAATCAAAAAAAGGTTTACTTTCTGGGAGCAAAGCCACAGGTTATTCAACAACTTAAATTAAAATTGACGAAAGATTTCCCTGGATTGAAACTCGTTGGCGCGCATGATGGCTATTTTAAATCAGAAACAGAAATCGTTGCGACAATCGAAAAGCAACAACCAGACATTATTTTTGTGGCCACAGGATTTCCTAATCAAGAAAAATTTATTGCTCGCAATCGCCATCTAACTAAGGGATTATGGATGGGTGTGGGTGGTAGTTTTGACGTCTTCGTGGGGGCCGTCAAACGTGCTCCAAAATGGTGGCAAACTCATCACTTAGAATGGTTTTACCGTTTAGTGACAGATCCGCGCCGTTTGAAACGCCAGCTTATCATTCCCCAGTTTATGTGGAAAATTCATCAACTTAAAAAATAACAAAAAATCGTGATCAACTTGGCATCCTAATTCAGGAATGCTAAGCTGACCACGATTTTTTGTTTTAATTAACGATTTAAGTAGAATTCGAAACGTTCGCCCACATATTGGGTACGCACGTACTCAAACGGTTTACCATCTTGTAAATAAGAAACTTGACGCAACCGTAAGATCGCATCCCCACGTTTGACCGAGAGATACTCAGAAATCTTTTCTGAAGCTAACATTGCCGATACCGTTTGCGTAGCTTTCCCCGGAACTAACCCAGCTTTTTTCTCCAAGGTTCCATAAAGCGAGCTTGTCACTTCTGCTTTACTGAAATCCTTAACCAGCTTTTCTGGGACTGTCGCTGTTTCAAAACAAATTGGTAACCCATCAGCATAGCGAATTCGTTCCATTCGCAAAACTAACTCACCGTCGCCTAATTCCAGCTTCTCGCTCTCGCTCATAGAAGGCTGGCTGGCATGGTATGAAATTGTCTTACTAGAAGGCTTTTTCCCCTGGGCGAGCATTAAGTCCGTGAAACTTGTGACACCAGACATTTTTTCTTGCACCTTTTGATTAGCCACAAATGTCCCTGAACCCACACGGCGTTCTAAAATACCTTCGTCCACCAAGGTTTGAATGGCCTGTCGTAAGGTCATCCGGCTCACGCCAAACTGATCAGATAGGTCACGCTCTGCTGGAATTCGATCGCCAACGGCCCATTTTCCAGCCTCAATTGATCGTTTTATTTCATTATGAATTTGAATATAAATGGGAGATCCCACGTCTCCACCTCCTATAAACGAGCTAATAATCCTATTATACCAACAAATTAAGCCGTTCGAAAATTATTTATCTGAATTTGAAAATTCGCGTCCATAACTGTAAGTTGCTAATTTGTTCAAGTTATCGTCAAACAAGTTTAAATCAGCATCCTTACCAACTTCAAGGGTTCCCTTACTGTCCAAACCAAATTCATTAGCTTGGTTTACAGAACTCATTTGAACGGCGTCTTCAATACTGCATCCCATGAATTTCATTGCGTTCTTGAAAGCATCCGTAAATTCAAGGACAGATCCTGCTAAAGTGCCATCAGCTAAACGAGCCTGCTTGTCTTTAACATAAACTTTTTGACCGCCAAGTTCACTTTCGCCTTCTGGCATGCCTTTTGACCGCATTGAATCTGTAACCAATTCAATTCGCTCTGGTCCCTTAACTTCGTATGCTAAACGCAACATGTCAGGAACAATATGGAATCCATCACAAATTAATTCTGCATAGATGTTATCTTCTAACATTACATGACCAGTCACACCTGGTTCACGATGTTTCCACTCACGTTGGGCATTGTATAAATGAGTTCCGTGACTGACTTTACTATTTAATAAATCTGCTCGTTTGGCATTACTATGACCAACTGATGGCACAATGCCATGTGCTAAACAGTAAGATTCAAATTCATCAGCACCCTTATCTTCAGGAGCCATAGTGATTAATTTAACTAAGCCATTTGCTGACTTGTTCCATTGTTCTAATAACTTAGTATCAGGATCTTTAATGTATTGTTCTGGTTGAGCGCCTTTGAAAGTAGCTGAAATGAATGGGCCTTCCAAATGCACACCTTTGATAACGGGATTAACCGCAGCAGCCTTGGTCACCCCTTTCATCGCATGATCAATATTTTCATTAGATTGCGTCATGGTTGTACAGAAATAAGTGGTAATTCCTTCTGTGCGTGTCATCTTAGTAACCATTTCATTAATTTGGTCTGCGTCACCATCCATGGCATCGAAACCATAGCCACCATGACTGTGAACATCGATAAATCCAGGTGTCACAATCGTTTCTGCAGCAAAATGGATTTCATCATCTGGCAATGGTCGGAATTCGCTCATTGGTCCAACGGCTTCAATTTGTTTGTTAAAACGAATGAATCCATCATCAATTTTTTCTAAACCAGTATAAATTGTGGCATGTTTCAATACAGTACTCATTAGTTAAAAATCTCCCTCGCCTTTATTTAAGTTCATTATAATCGGTATAGACCACAACTGCAAGTAGAAACTTTAACTTCACCCATTTTCCAGCAAATAATGACTATCAATCATATTCTTTCGTTTTAAAGTTAAAAACAATTGCTTTTTAGACCCAGATATAATACTATGATTGCAACAACTTACAAAAAGTAAGCAAAAAAATAAATAGAGGTGGACAACTTATGGTAGACGTAAATAAATTAGAATTCGGTATTGAAACTTTTGGCGATATCGTTGCCAATGAAGATGGTAGTTTAAAGTCAGCAGCAGAGTCAATTCGACAAATTATTCACGAAGGTGAAATTGCCGATCAGTACGGCATCAACGTAATCGGTGTTGGTGAACATCATCGCCCAGATTACAGTGTCTCTAGTCCTGAAACAGTACTCGCAGCCATTGCATCAGTTACTAAAAATATTAAATTAGCCACTGCCGTTACTGTATTAAGTTCCGATGATCCAGTTCGCGTTTATGAGCGTTTTGCCACATTAGATGGGTTGTCCAATGGTCGCGCACAGGTTATGCTCGGTCGTGGTTCATTTACTGAGTCGTTTCCTTTATTTGGTTATGATTTAACCGACTACGATGATCTTTTCAATGAAAAACTAGAACTCTATAAACAATTACGAACAGAAAAAGCCGTGACTTGGTCTGGTAAATTCCGTCCTGCTTTAAAAGATCAGGAAGTTTATCCAAAAACTGAACATGGCGAATTAGAAACCTATATCGGAATTGGCGGTTCCCCAGAGTCAATTATCCGAGCAGCTCGTTTCGGCTATAAAGTTATTCTGGCCATTATCGGTGGGCAAGCCGATCGCTTCAAACCTTATATTGATCTTTACCACGAAGCAGCTAAAAAACTCAATATGCCAGAATATCCAGTTGCCGTTCATTCTCACGGCTTTATTGCTGACGACGAAGATGAAGCTGTCGAAGTCGCTTTTGAAAACATCAAAGCTAATTTTGATCGGATTGGTTTAACCCACGGATGGGCCCCAATGAGTCGCGAACAGTTTGATGGTGAAACTAAAAATGGTTCGTTTTATGTTGGCACCCCTGAAGTGGTTGCACAACGAATCGCTAGGACAATTGATTTACTTGGTTTAGGCCGCTTCGATTTGGTTTATGGTGCCGGTAATCAGACCGTGGCCCAACGAGAACGAATGATTGAACTCTTTGGTACTAAAGTTATTCCGCGAGTTAAAGAAATCTTGCTCGAAAAGGAGGCCGCAAAATCATGACAATCAAACGAGTTGGTATTATTGGTGCCGGTAAAGTCGGGATTGTTCTAGCCGTACTTGCTTTAAACGCCGGTTATGAGGTCCGAATTTCTGGTTCCGGATCAGTCGAAAAAATTGCGCTCACAATTAAAACACTGGTTCCTGGTGCGATTGCTTCGGAAAATAAAGATGTGGTTGCTAACAGCGACATTATTATCTTGGCCATTCCCCTAAGCCGATATAAAAATATTGATGCTGATCTGCTTAAAGATAAATTAGTTATCGATGCCACAAACTACTGGTGGGAAACTGATGGGATTCGTGAGGAAGTTTTGGATGCTGATTCAACTTCCAGTGAACAAGTCCAGGCTTATTTTAAGCATGCAACCATCGTCAAAACTTTTAATCACATGGGCTATCATAATCTGCAAGAAGAAGCTGCTTCGAAAAATTCTTCTAAACGCAAAGCTTTATTTGTAACCGGAAATAATCACGAAGCGGTTGACAAAGTTGCTCAATTTGTTGAATCCATGGGTTTTGATCAAGTTGTCCATTATAACCTTGCTGATGGTATTATGACCGAGCCCGGCAGTCCCTTGTTTGGGGCTAGTTTAACCTATCAAGATCTCAAACAAACTATTGACCATTTTGATCAAACTGAATTCGGTAAAAAAATTGCCGCATCAAAATTAAATTAAGCATAATTAAAACACCTCTACGCATTTTGCATAGAGGTGTTTTTGTTTAAAACCTTATTCTTCGGTTTCTTTAGCAATCGTGGCATCAATCCCCTTCACAACGGAGGTCATAAACCCAGCTTCTTCCATTGCTAAGAAACCCGCCACTGTGGTTCCACCAGGCGAAGATACTTTATCAATTAATGCGGCTGGATTTTCATCGGCCGCCAACACCATTTTGGCACTGCCGTTAACCACCTGAGCGGCAATTTCAGTAGCTGCCTGTTTAGTTAGCCCGTATTTAACGCCTGCTCGCGATAAAGCATCAATAAAGAAATAGGCGTATGCCGGCGCACTTCCGGCAATTGCACCAAATGTGCTGAAATCGGCTTCCGAAATCTCCATCACTTTCCCGACCAATTCAAAGATATATTTTCCATTTTTTATAGGTGCCAGATTTAGATTGAGATTGCCGCTAGCAGCGAGTCCCGTCATCCCTTCACCAATTTCAACATTCACATTAGGCATGACCCGTAAAACCGGCCAATTTCCGATAATCGCCTGCATTTGTGCAATGCTTAATCCAGAAACCACTGATGCCAAGAGCTTCTTATCAGTTTGTAATTCTGCTTTGATTGATCGCAAAACTGCTTCCGCAATGGTTGGCTTAACTGCCAACACCACAACATCCGCTTTTTTAGCTACGGCTTCATTACTAGCTTCGATCACTAATTGATTTTGTTTCGCAAATGCCTCGTAGTGTTCAAGATGTCCACTATGCACAAGAATGTCTTCACCAGAAAAACCGGCTTTAACCATCCCTGTAATAATTGCTTTTGCCATGTTTCCAACACCTATAAATCCAACTTTCATTTTGACACGCTCACTTTCGTTTTCTATATCTGTATTTTATCATGTTTTTTGTATATGTACCCTTCCATACTTGGCTTCGCACAACTTTTGGCAGATTTTAAACTTGATTTAATCTGTTTCCTTTATAGTTTTAGCATAGCTCCTATAGAAAAATCTTTACTTACAATTAGGAAATTATATATATTTGATGACATCCAACAATCACAAGGCGTAAAATTAGGTTAAAAATAGGGGAGGTAACTTTTATGTGTGGATTCGCAGGTTGTTTAACAGACCGTTCTCTAACTGAAAAAGCTACTTATGATCAAACTGTCCATACCATGACAAAGATGTTGGTACATCGTGGACCGGATGACAGTGGTTATTTTTCAGATGATCACATTACCATGGGCTTTCGTCGCCTAAGTATTATCGATTTGGATGGTGGTCATCAGCCACTTTCTTACGATGACGAACGTTACTGGTTAACTTTTAATGGCGAAATTTATAATTTTATCGAATTACGTGAAAACCTCATTAAAGAGGGTTACTCATTTAAAACAAAATCAGATTCAGAAGTTATCTTAGCTTTATACGCAAAATACCATTCTGATGCGACTAAATATTTACGAGGCATGTTTGCCTTTGTCATCTGGGATAAAAAGGAACAAACCCTTTTTGCAGCCCGAGATCAATTTGGCATTAAACCTTTCTACTACGCTATTCAAGATGATAACTTTTTCTACGCGTCCGAAAGTAAAGCCATTTACAAAATTTTGAAATCAAAAACATTTGATGAGGATGCGCTACAAGATTACATGACTTTCCAATTTGTTCCCGAACCAGAAACGCTTACTCATGAAATTCAGATGTTAGCTCCAGGTTGTACGCTAACTAAAAAATTAGGCGAAGCACCTGTTATTAACCGCTATTTCCACCGCGAGTTTCATCCTGTAATTAAGCCGGAAGCGGATTATGTCAAAAGTGTCCGTGATGTGCTGATCGATTCCGTTAAAATGCATATGCGTTCCGATGTGCCAGTCGGCTCCTTTTTATCCGGTGGAATCGATTCTTCAATCATTGTGGCCATCGCCAAAAATTTCAATCCCCACTTGGAAACCATCTCAGTTGGCTTTGAACGAGAAGGTTACAGTGAATTAGATGTTGCCCAAGAAACAGCCGAAAAATTGGATGTAAAAAATTACAGCATGATCATTACGCCGGAAGAATTTATGAAGATCTTTCCTAACTTTGTCTTTAGTATGGATGATCCGTTGGCTGATCCGGCTGCTGTCCCTCAATATTTCTTGGCCAAAGAAGCCGTTAAACACGTTAAAGTTGCTCTAACTGGTGAAGGCGCTGATGAGTTATTTGGTGGCTATACTATTTATCACGAGCCAGAATCTCTGCGGGCATTCAAATATACACGCCCCATCAATTCCGCCCTCAACCATTTGGCAAGATTAATTCCTGAAGGTGTTAAAGGTCGCTCATTTCTGATGCGGGGAACCACCCCACTGGAAGATCGGTACGTGGGCAATGCATTTATTTTTAATGAAACGGAAAAACATGCTTTCTTTAAAAATTATGACAACAAACACCCATTTCAGACAATTACGAAACCTTTCTATGCGGAATCTAAAGCATATGATCCCATCACCCAAATGCAGTTCATTGATATGCACACGTGGCTAAATGGTGATTTGTTGCACAATGCCGATCGGACCACGATGGCTCACAGCTTGGAATTGCGGACACCTTTCGTTGATCGTGAGGTTTACAAAGTCGCTTCAACCATCCCTGCTGATTTACGAATTGCCCACGGCACGACCAAGTACATTTTACGAAAAGCGGCCGAAGGAATCGTTCCTGACCACGTTTTAAACCGTAAAAAACTCGGCTTTCCAGTTCCTATTCGCTTTTGGTTAAAAGACGAAATGTACGACTGGGCACGTTCAATTATCAATGAATCACAAACTGGCCAATACCTTAATAAAGATTATTTCTTGAAATTATTAGAAGACCATCGTAATGGCGTTCGCGATAATTCACGGAAATTATGGGCTGTTTTAACCTTCATGACCTGGTACCGCCTTTATGTGGAAGCCCCCGTATTTGAACAACCTAAGGAGTTGTTAAAGTAAAAATGGATATAGATATAATCGTACAAAAATTTGGTGGGTCCTCTGTTAAAGACGAGTCAGCCAGACTCAAAGCGTTAAAACATGTGAAAGCAGCTGTCCAACAAGGCAATAAAGTTATTGTGGTTGTCTCTGCGTTTAGAAGTCACGAGACTCCTTATGCCACTGACGCGCTTTTAAACTTGGTTCATGCTGAACAAACTAACCTTACAAATCGGGAACTCGACATGTTAATGTCCGTTGGTGAAACTATTTCTGCGACTGTCTTTACCGAACTCGCCTTAGAACAAGGGCTAAAAGCGATGACGCTGACGGGCCATGATGCGGGAATTATCACAAATGATGAATTTCAGAATGCCAAGATTTTAAAAGTTGATCCCCAACCTATTCAGGGCGCGTTTCAAACCGCGGATGTTGTGGTCGTTACTGGTTTTCAGGGTGCGACAAAGGACGGCCGCATCACAACGATTGGTCGCGGGGGCTCTGATGTATCTGCTACAATTTTAGGTGCTGCCTTAAATGCCACTCGAGTTGATATTTTTACAGATGTTGACGGGATTATGACGGCTGACCCGCGCTTGGTCACCCATGCTCGCTGTCTTAAAACCATCAGCTACGAAGAGCTTGCCAACATGGCAGTGAACGGTGCGCGTGTGATTCATCCCCGGGCTGTTGAAATTGCAAAACAAGCTAACTTAACCATGCGGATTCGTGCTACTTATCAGCAGCCGACTGAATTAGGAACTTTAGTGACTAACCACGCTGCATCTGTAAAACACTACCGTTCTGTGACTGGGATTGCCCATCAAACCGATCTCACGCAATTTTCCGTTTCAACTGACAAAGTTTCATCTGCCGAAATTTTTCAACTGCTCGCAGCTCACCAATTAAGTATCGATTTTATCAATATTTCCAATCATCAAGTTGTGTTCAACTTAGTCAACGGTGATGCCCCGCTTGCAGAAACTGTCTTTAAAAAGTCAGAGATTATCTATCAGATCGTTTCAGATTGTGCAAAGGTGGCGGTGGTTGGGGCTGGAATATCTGGCACACCAGGAATTACTGCTCGCATTGTAACGACTTTGGCCGCCAACCATATTCATATTTTGCAATCTACCGATAGCTACACGACCATTTGGATACTAGTCAAACAAACAGATCTAAAAACGGCCTTAAACGTTCTCCACGATGAATTTTTAGGCGCTTATCAACAAGGAAAAGTTTAAAACAAAAATCCGAGGAGGGTTTACTCAATGAAAGTTACCAAATTAATTAACAGTTTAAAATTCAAACAGGTTAAGCCAGCAATTACCAGTGATTTCGACGTCACTATGCTGACACAAGATACCCGTGAAGTGCAACCCGGCGCAATGTTTATCGCCGTGGATGGCTATCATGTGGACGGCCACAAACTAGCTCCTCAAGCTGTTGAAAAAGGTGCTGCAATCATTGTTGCCCAAAAACGGATCGACGTTTCTGTTCCTGTTATTTACGTTCAAAATACCGAACGGGCCATGGCAATTCTAGCGGATGTCTTTTATCAAGCTCCTAGTCAGTCAATGCGTATGATTGGTGTGACCGGTACAAACGGCAAAACAACCGTTACCCACTTGATCGAACAAATTTATCGCGACCAGCACCAAGCAACCGGTCTTATTGGGACAATGTATCGTAAAATTAAGGATGAAGTTCTTCCAACCAATAATACAACTCCGGATGCAATTACCACACAACGTACCTTAGCCAAGATGCACCAAGCAAATGTTGAAACGGTCGCAATGGAAGTTTCCTCAATTGCGTTAGATCTTGGGCGCGTGTGGGGCATTGATTTTGACATCGCAGTGTTCACTAATCTTACTCGTGATCATCTGGATTTTCACAAAACTATGGAAAATTACATTCACGCCAAAAGTCTCTTATTTTCCCAGTTAGGAAATAAGTATACTGCTGATGGTACAAGCAAAGTGGCTGTTTTGAACACAGATGATCCTGTAGGCCGGGAGTTTGAACAGTATACGGCGGCTCACGTGTTAACCTATGGCTTAAATTCTGACGCGATGATTCACGCTCAAAATGTGCAGATTTTCAGGCACGGTACGGAATTTGACCTAGTAGTTTTTGGTGAAATTACGCATGTCACAATGAAATTAATTGGACAGTTTAACGTTTATAATATGTTGGCTGCATTTGCGGCTGCTTATGCTAGTGGTTTGCCTAAGGATCAGATTATCCAGTCTCTAGAAAAAGTTACTGGCGTCAAAGGCCGTTTTCAATCCATCCCCTCAGATACGGGTGTGCGAGTAATTGTAGACTACTCGCACACCCCAGACAGTCTTTTAAACGCGCTGAAAACTATTAATACGTTTGCTGAAAAAGATGTTTATTGCATCATCGGTTGCGGTGGTGATCGGGACCATGGCAAACGTGAACAGATGGCAAAAATTGCGGTTCAGGATAGTACCAAACCAATATTCACTTCTGATAATCCCCGAACAGAGGACCCAGAAGCCATTCTTAAGGATATGATTGCCGGGGTTCCTGATGCCAATGTCCCAGTGTATGTAGATCGTCGTGAAGCCATTCAAGAGGCTGTTAAGGATGCTAAACCTGGCGATGTTATTTTAATTGCTGGAAAAGGCCACGAAGATTATCAAATTATTGGTAACACCAAGCACCACTTTGACGATAGCGAGGAAGCTGCAAAAGCCCTCGCGTTGAAACCAGTGTTGACTAAAAAATTAGTTTAATCTAAAAAAAGACTACGGATAGCAAACGTGTATGTTTTCACGATGCTATCCGTAGTCTTTTTCTAGTAAAGATCGTTAAAACTCAGTTTAAGTTGATGATCAGTAGGAATGGTAATTTGCTTATCTTGAACAAGCAGGGTTCCACCCTTTTTCGTTGCTTGAATCAGTAAATACTTATTTTTAGATTCAAGAGATACATAATCTCCTTTTTCACTAAGGGGAAACTTCGCGTTAAAATCACCTAACAGAGAGAGTTGG contains the following coding sequences:
- a CDS encoding WecB/TagA/CpsF family glycosyltransferase, with product MNKPFSSIEILGIPFANTTRDQFVNQLQKRINHHENTFVVTANPEIVMYAQKEPNYQKLILTADYISPDGIGIVRASHTLKTPLSERIPGYDIFMDLLNWASQNQKKVYFLGAKPQVIQQLKLKLTKDFPGLKLVGAHDGYFKSETEIVATIEKQQPDIIFVATGFPNQEKFIARNRHLTKGLWMGVGGSFDVFVGAVKRAPKWWQTHHLEWFYRLVTDPRRLKRQLIIPQFMWKIHQLKK
- a CDS encoding GntR family transcriptional regulator, with translation MGSPIYIQIHNEIKRSIEAGKWAVGDRIPAERDLSDQFGVSRMTLRQAIQTLVDEGILERRVGSGTFVANQKVQEKMSGVTSFTDLMLAQGKKPSSKTISYHASQPSMSESEKLELGDGELVLRMERIRYADGLPICFETATVPEKLVKDFSKAEVTSSLYGTLEKKAGLVPGKATQTVSAMLASEKISEYLSVKRGDAILRLRQVSYLQDGKPFEYVRTQYVGERFEFYLNR
- the nagA gene encoding N-acetylglucosamine-6-phosphate deacetylase produces the protein MSTVLKHATIYTGLEKIDDGFIRFNKQIEAVGPMSEFRPLPDDEIHFAAETIVTPGFIDVHSHGGYGFDAMDGDADQINEMVTKMTRTEGITTYFCTTMTQSNENIDHAMKGVTKAAAVNPVIKGVHLEGPFISATFKGAQPEQYIKDPDTKLLEQWNKSANGLVKLITMAPEDKGADEFESYCLAHGIVPSVGHSNAKRADLLNSKVSHGTHLYNAQREWKHREPGVTGHVMLEDNIYAELICDGFHIVPDMLRLAYEVKGPERIELVTDSMRSKGMPEGESELGGQKVYVKDKQARLADGTLAGSVLEFTDAFKNAMKFMGCSIEDAVQMSSVNQANEFGLDSKGTLEVGKDADLNLFDDNLNKLATYSYGREFSNSDK
- a CDS encoding LLM class flavin-dependent oxidoreductase, whose translation is MVDVNKLEFGIETFGDIVANEDGSLKSAAESIRQIIHEGEIADQYGINVIGVGEHHRPDYSVSSPETVLAAIASVTKNIKLATAVTVLSSDDPVRVYERFATLDGLSNGRAQVMLGRGSFTESFPLFGYDLTDYDDLFNEKLELYKQLRTEKAVTWSGKFRPALKDQEVYPKTEHGELETYIGIGGSPESIIRAARFGYKVILAIIGGQADRFKPYIDLYHEAAKKLNMPEYPVAVHSHGFIADDEDEAVEVAFENIKANFDRIGLTHGWAPMSREQFDGETKNGSFYVGTPEVVAQRIARTIDLLGLGRFDLVYGAGNQTVAQRERMIELFGTKVIPRVKEILLEKEAAKS
- a CDS encoding NADPH-dependent F420 reductase, yielding MMTIKRVGIIGAGKVGIVLAVLALNAGYEVRISGSGSVEKIALTIKTLVPGAIASENKDVVANSDIIILAIPLSRYKNIDADLLKDKLVIDATNYWWETDGIREEVLDADSTSSEQVQAYFKHATIVKTFNHMGYHNLQEEAASKNSSKRKALFVTGNNHEAVDKVAQFVESMGFDQVVHYNLADGIMTEPGSPLFGASLTYQDLKQTIDHFDQTEFGKKIAASKLN
- the proC gene encoding pyrroline-5-carboxylate reductase; the encoded protein is MKVGFIGVGNMAKAIITGMVKAGFSGEDILVHSGHLEHYEAFAKQNQLVIEASNEAVAKKADVVVLAVKPTIAEAVLRSIKAELQTDKKLLASVVSGLSIAQMQAIIGNWPVLRVMPNVNVEIGEGMTGLAASGNLNLNLAPIKNGKYIFELVGKVMEISEADFSTFGAIAGSAPAYAYFFIDALSRAGVKYGLTKQAATEIAAQVVNGSAKMVLAADENPAALIDKVSSPGGTTVAGFLAMEEAGFMTSVVKGIDATIAKETEE
- the asnB gene encoding asparagine synthase (glutamine-hydrolyzing), whose protein sequence is MCGFAGCLTDRSLTEKATYDQTVHTMTKMLVHRGPDDSGYFSDDHITMGFRRLSIIDLDGGHQPLSYDDERYWLTFNGEIYNFIELRENLIKEGYSFKTKSDSEVILALYAKYHSDATKYLRGMFAFVIWDKKEQTLFAARDQFGIKPFYYAIQDDNFFYASESKAIYKILKSKTFDEDALQDYMTFQFVPEPETLTHEIQMLAPGCTLTKKLGEAPVINRYFHREFHPVIKPEADYVKSVRDVLIDSVKMHMRSDVPVGSFLSGGIDSSIIVAIAKNFNPHLETISVGFEREGYSELDVAQETAEKLDVKNYSMIITPEEFMKIFPNFVFSMDDPLADPAAVPQYFLAKEAVKHVKVALTGEGADELFGGYTIYHEPESLRAFKYTRPINSALNHLARLIPEGVKGRSFLMRGTTPLEDRYVGNAFIFNETEKHAFFKNYDNKHPFQTITKPFYAESKAYDPITQMQFIDMHTWLNGDLLHNADRTTMAHSLELRTPFVDREVYKVASTIPADLRIAHGTTKYILRKAAEGIVPDHVLNRKKLGFPVPIRFWLKDEMYDWARSIINESQTGQYLNKDYFLKLLEDHRNGVRDNSRKLWAVLTFMTWYRLYVEAPVFEQPKELLK
- the dapG gene encoding aspartate kinase gives rise to the protein MDIIVQKFGGSSVKDESARLKALKHVKAAVQQGNKVIVVVSAFRSHETPYATDALLNLVHAEQTNLTNRELDMLMSVGETISATVFTELALEQGLKAMTLTGHDAGIITNDEFQNAKILKVDPQPIQGAFQTADVVVVTGFQGATKDGRITTIGRGGSDVSATILGAALNATRVDIFTDVDGIMTADPRLVTHARCLKTISYEELANMAVNGARVIHPRAVEIAKQANLTMRIRATYQQPTELGTLVTNHAASVKHYRSVTGIAHQTDLTQFSVSTDKVSSAEIFQLLAAHQLSIDFINISNHQVVFNLVNGDAPLAETVFKKSEIIYQIVSDCAKVAVVGAGISGTPGITARIVTTLAANHIHILQSTDSYTTIWILVKQTDLKTALNVLHDEFLGAYQQGKV
- a CDS encoding UDP-N-acetylmuramoyl-L-alanyl-D-glutamate--2,6-diaminopimelate ligase, which translates into the protein MKVTKLINSLKFKQVKPAITSDFDVTMLTQDTREVQPGAMFIAVDGYHVDGHKLAPQAVEKGAAIIVAQKRIDVSVPVIYVQNTERAMAILADVFYQAPSQSMRMIGVTGTNGKTTVTHLIEQIYRDQHQATGLIGTMYRKIKDEVLPTNNTTPDAITTQRTLAKMHQANVETVAMEVSSIALDLGRVWGIDFDIAVFTNLTRDHLDFHKTMENYIHAKSLLFSQLGNKYTADGTSKVAVLNTDDPVGREFEQYTAAHVLTYGLNSDAMIHAQNVQIFRHGTEFDLVVFGEITHVTMKLIGQFNVYNMLAAFAAAYASGLPKDQIIQSLEKVTGVKGRFQSIPSDTGVRVIVDYSHTPDSLLNALKTINTFAEKDVYCIIGCGGDRDHGKREQMAKIAVQDSTKPIFTSDNPRTEDPEAILKDMIAGVPDANVPVYVDRREAIQEAVKDAKPGDVILIAGKGHEDYQIIGNTKHHFDDSEEAAKALALKPVLTKKLV